TCATTATGGGGAGGAGCTACAACATTGGACTGTCCACCCTGAATTGTTAGCTTTCTCGGCGgcggaggcagacgaggtgcaacaTAAGACGGCCTTGGTGTTGGAGCAGGTCGGTGATGAACATTGTGTGGGATCCAGACTCGACGTTTCTGAGCAGGCTGACTCGAGGATGGGCCAACATCTCGAGTACGCTTGAGCGACTCCTGGTACTCAGTCAGACCAGTTTCAGTTCGGAAAGCTTGGCTGACAAGCATCGCAAAGTCCGCGCAATCATGAGCAACAAGTGTGAGCTTTATATCGGGACGTAGTCCTTCACGGAATTTATCCTGCTTGCGAGCGTCAGTGCAGGCGTCATCCGCGGCATAGTGAGATAATTCAAGGAATTTCCTCTGATATTCATCCAGAGTCATTGTGCCTTGTGAGAGTTTGCGAAACTCCTTCTTCTTCTGGTCCATCAGACCTTGAGGAATGTGCCGTGCACGGGAGGCTAACTGAAATTCCTGCCTAGTGGTTACAGTCTCTGTAGGCAGCATACCCCTGTGGCTTTCCCACCATTGAGCAGCTGAACCCTTCCGGTGAAATGTCGCAAAGGTGACATAACTGGCAGGGGCAACATTATCTGACTCCATCTCAAACATGATGTCACAAAGCCAATCATCAGCATCCATAGGATTGGTGGAGTTGCAGAAAATGGACGGGTTGAGGCGCACAATTCTAGCAGTGTTATTGGGGCAGGCTATTGATGAGCATTCTGGTTCGGGAACTGGGCCATTACCCTAGTCATAAATTGACGATTTAGCTCAAACTGCTGCATCATTGCGGCAATATAGGGTGGAGGTGGAGGATCGTCAGCCATCCTGCTAAAACATCAGGGAACAGTTTAACAAGGGGTGGAGCAGGTGTATGGAGTCATTCAGGATGTAACTTGAACAATGAGCAAAGGCGCAGCATGTACAAGCAGTAGTCATTAAAGACTTACATATACATATACAGAGCCATTTACACATTGTTAGTATGAGTTCGGACAAGAGAATCATCCTAGACATACTAGGCGGCACGCTGGCACGCGATGGAGGGATACAACAACGGGACATAGCAAAGGCTACATCAACGTCGGAGAAAACCACTAGAGCAAGGAATCTGCAGGGGACAACACAGGGTGCCTTCGATAAAAGGATCCTGCGGCCCGTGAACAATGTGAGCAGATCCTGGCCCTCAATTCAATAAAGGCGTAAGACGAATCTCCGGATGgatgtgatcacgagatcctattgttagagttagcaaaatcatttaacctgaatagaagaaagatcagagtcccagagtaaaggtcgagtagtaaaagatcctaataccacccaatggcgacgtggtcCCGTAaaccacacagccatgttagtaaaacaatTTTTCAAatactagactcaacttcggtcaaggagttggaaaggggggttcctacaggcagtcggctctgataccaacttgtgacacccccgtttcgaccgtacactaatcatacacgcaaatgtgtacgatcaagatcagggactcacaggaagatatcacaacacaactctagacacaaatcaaaataatacaagctttatattacaagccagaggcctcgagggctcgaatacaagctcgatacacaagagtcagtggaagaaacaatatctgagtacagacataagttaaacaaggatgccttaagaaggctagcacaaacatcaacgatcgaagaggcaaggcctcctgcctaggacctcctaactactcctggtcgtcggttgtctccatgtagtagtatccgttggcggtggcatctggctccagggatccaccatctggttgcatcaaccggaaagaagaaagaaggggcaaaaggggtagcaaagcaactgtgagtactcatccaaagtactcgcaagcatcagatctatactaagtatgcattggtatgaaatggaagggttgtgcctgtggactgaactgcagaatgccagaatagaggggaaggcctagcctatcgaagactagcatcttcaagcagctccaagcatcttgcagcatgtagaagagtaaagaatagcagtttataattaacaagcatgttgtaacattaatgaccagagatccttcctcgactccctgcgagaaagcaatcccggagccacatgtccaagtatccatttctagttgtaaaagatcaggatataagtctgaacgtccgTTACCGTGGATACAGCTATTAATAGATaaatcttccctgcaggggtgcaccacgttttccaacatgcttgattactctgg
This genomic window from Aegilops tauschii subsp. strangulata cultivar AL8/78 chromosome 4, Aet v6.0, whole genome shotgun sequence contains:
- the LOC141021815 gene encoding uncharacterized protein — translated: MDADDWLCDIMFEMESDNVAPASYVTFATFHRKGSAAQWWESHRGMLPTETVTTRQEFQLASRARHIPQGLMDQKKKEFRKLSQGTMTLDEYQRKFLELSHYAADDACTDARKQDKFREGLRPDIKLTLVAHDCADFAMLVSQAFRTETGLTEYQESLKRTRDVGPSSSQPAQKRRVWIPHNVHHRPAPTPRPSYVAPRLPPPPRKLTIQGGQSNVVAPPHNDGLCHKCGQPGHLALNCRQGQPQNASHPLVGHGKGRRNHPTRNCSARPPAMSGGQVTHVKIEEARESPKIVMGNLRVNSVPTYVLFDSGASHAFVSQQFAQSRELYLEKLPTPLMVQSPGSKWQTTMSNSLTLLARQSNTQPEQLRMSRIKYMF